CGCGGTCGGGATCACCAACCAGCGCGAGACCGTCGTCGTGTGGGACCGCGACACGTTGGAGCCGGTGCATCGCGCCATCGTGTGGCAGGATCGGCGGACCGCGCCGATCTGCCGGTCGCTGCGGGACGCGGGGCACGAGCCGACCGTGCGCGAGCGCACGGGCCTCGTGCTCGACCCCTATTTCTCCGGGACGAAGCTCACCTGGCTCTTCCGCGAGCGCCCCGATCTGCGCCGGCGCGCGGAGGAGGGCGCGCTGGCGGTCGGTACCATCGACAGCTGGCTGATGGCCCGGCTCACCGCGGGAGCGGCACACGTGACCGATCCGACCAACGCCTGCCGCACCCTGCTCTGGGACCTGCACGAGGGGACCTGGTCCGAGGCGCTCCTCGACCTGCTGGAGGTCCCGCGCGCGGCTCTGCCCGACGTACGGCCCTCGAGCGGGGAGTTCGGCGTGGCCGTCGGTGAGGCCCTGGGCCGGGACCTGCCCGTCCTGGGCGTGGCCGGCGATCAGCAGGCAGCGCTCTTCGGGCAGGGCTGCTGGAGCCCCGGCCTGGCCAAGAACACCTATGGCACGGGCGCCTTCCTGCTGCTCCACACGGGCGACGAGGCGGTTCCCTCGCGCTCCGGGCTGCTGACGACCGTCGCCTGCGACGCGCGGGGCGGCCGGGCCTTCGCCCTCGAGGGCTCGATCTTCATCGCCGGGGCGGCGCTGCAGTGGCTGCGCGACGGGATCGGCGTGTTGGAGGATGCCACCGCGTCGGGCCGGATCGCGGCAAGCCTGGAGGGCAACGACGGGGTCTATCTGGTCCCGGCCTTCGTGGGGTTGGGTGCCCCCCATTGGGTACCCGACGCACGCGGGATGATCGTGGGGATCACCCGCGGAACCGGCCGGGCCCACCTGGTACGGGCGGCGCTGGAGGCCATGGCCTACGGGACCGCGGACGTGCTCGACGCGATGGAGCGGGACTCCGGGGTGGTGACGCGGGAGCTGCGCGTGGACGGTGGCGCCTCCGGCAACGACTGGCTGATGGCGTTCCAGGCCGGGATCGTGGGCATCCCGGTGCGGCGCGCGGCCCAGATCGAGACCACGGCGCTGGGGGCGGCGGGTCTGGCGGGGCTGGCGGCGGGCGTGTGGGCCGACGGGGACGCCTTCCTGGAGGCCCAGGGCGAGCCCGCGCGCTTCGAGCCCCGGCTCGCAGAAGACGAGCGTGAGGGTCTGCGGCGCGGCTGGGCCCGGGCCGTGGCCGCGGCCCGCGGGTGGGGCGAGGCAGGGCCGTGAGGGGACCTCCTCTCGCGGGGGGATCCCTGTGGGGTATATTCGTGCATTCAGCGGGAGACGACCTGTCGCCTCTCAGGAGGGTTCGATGAAGAAAGATCGCCGATTCATGGTGGGCCTCGTGGGTGTCGCGGCGGTGGTGACCTACCTGGCCTGGACCGGCGTGAGCGAAGCCAAGGTCTACTACCTCACCCCCACCGAGCTGATGGCCCAGGTCCAACGGGACCCGACCTACCATCAGGTGGGCGTCAAGGTGAGCGGGACCGTCGTCGAGGGCAGCTACACTGCCGCGTCCGGCGAGCTGCTCCACACGTTCCGCGTCGCCGACCTGGAGGATCCGTCGGTCAGCTTCCCGGTCGAGTACCGGGACCTGATCCCGGACACGTTCACGGAAGCCACCGAGGTGGTGCTGGAGGGCCGCTTCCGCGACGACGGCGTCTTCGAGGCCACCACCGTGCTGACCAAGTGCGGTAGCCGCTACGAAGCTGCACCCGAGGCGATGGCGGCCGGGTGATCCAACTCGGAGAGCTTTCCCTCTGGATCGCCCTCCCGGTCGCATTGTGGGGGGCGGTCTTCGGGTTCGCGGGCGGGCGGCTGCGTCGGGGCGACCTCGTCGCCAGTGCCGAGCGGAGCGTCTACGCCGTCTTCGGTCTGATCGTGCTGGTGTCGGCGGGCATCATCGCCGCCTTTGTCGGCAACCACTACGAGTTCTGGTACGTCGCCTCGTATTCCAACCGCGAGCTCGACCTGTTCTACAAGGTCTCGGGGCTCTGGGCGGGGCAGCGGGGCAGCCTCGTGTTCTGGGTCTTGTGGCTGACGTTCTTCTCCAGCGTCACCGTGTTCACCAATCGGCGGCGGAACCGCGAGTTCATGCCGTACGTGGTGGGCACCTTGATGACCATCACCAGCTTCTTCCTGATCGTCCTCCTGTTCGCGGACGTGAACCCCTTCGAGCGCCTGGGCTTCACCCCGGCGAACGGACGGGGGCTCAACCCGCAGCTCCAGAACTACTGGATGACGATCCACCCGCCCACGCTGTACCTGGGCTTCACCGCCTTCACCATCCCGTTCGCCTTCGGGGTGGCGGCCCTCCTGAGCGGTCACCTGGACGCGCGCTGGATCAAGGTCACGCGGCGGTGGACCCTGCTGTCGTGGTTCTTCCTCTCCAACGGCATCATCTTCGGGATGCGTTGGGCGTACGAGGAGCTGGGCTGGGGCGGCTACTGGTTCTGGGATCCGGTGGAGAACGCGTCGTTGCTGCCGTGGCTGACGGCCACCGCGTTCCTGCATTCGATCCAGATCCAGGAGAATCGCGGGATGCTGAAGATCTGGAACATGTCGCTCGTGTTCCTGACCTTCCTGCTGACGATCTTCGCCACCTTCCTGACGCGGTCCGGGCTGATCGAGTCCGTGCACTCCTTCGCGCAGGAGCTCAAGATCGCGTACATCTTCCTGAGCTTCATGGGGGCGCTGATCATCGTCGGCGCGCTCCTGATCCTGTACCGGCGGGACCGGCTCCGGACGGACCACCAGTTGCAGTCCTTCCTGTCGCGGGAAGCGGCGTTCCTCTTCAACAACCTGATCCTGCTCGGGGCCGCGTTCGCGGTGCTGTGGGGCACGCTCTTCCCCCTGATCACCGAAGGCCTCACGGGCCAGAAGGCCAACGTCGGGCCCGAATACTTCAACCGCGTCAACGTCCCCATCGGGCTGGTGCTCCTCGCGCTGACCGGCATCGGTCCCGTCATCGCCTGGCGTCGCGCCACGGCGCGCAACCTCCGGCGTGCCTTCCTCACGCCGCTGGCCGTCACGGTGGTGCTGCTCACGGTCCTGATGGGACTCGGCATGCGCAACGGGTGGGCGCTGACGACCTTCGCGATCTCGGGCTTCGTGATGACGGTGATCGTGCTGGAGTTCTGGAAGGGCACCCGGGCCCGGGCCCGCATCGAGGGCGAGGGCTTCCTGCCCGCGTTGTACCACCTCGTGCAGCGCAATCGGCGGCGCTGGGGTGGCTATGTGGTGCATGCCTCGGTCGTCGTGATCTTCACCGCCTTCGCGGCGTCCCAGTTCGATTCCGAGGTGCAGGCCACCATCCTCCCCGGGGAGGTGGTGGAGGTCCAGTCCGCGTTCGGGCACACGTACCGGCTCACCTACGAGGGCCTGTCCACGTCCCGGGACGGAAGCCTGGGCACCTCGCAGCCCAACGTGCTGCGATGGGTGGCCACGTTCGATGTGCAGAAGGACGGGGAGCCGCTCGGTGTCATGACGGCCGAACGGCGCTACTACGTGGTGAACGAGCAGGCCGCTTCCGAGGTGGGCATCCGTTCCACGTTCGCCGAGGACCTCTACGTCATCCTGGCCGGTGTCGAGGACCTGTCCAACACCATGTTCCAGGGCGCGACGGGAGACGCCGAGCGCGCCACGGTGGAGGTGCAGGTCAATCCGCTGGTGGGATGGATCTGGTACGGTGGGATGCTCCTGGCCCTGGGTTCGCTGATCGCGCTCTGGCCCACCGCCGTGGTCCGCGTGGACACGGCTGCCGGCGCGTCGCGCGAGCGAGCAGTTCCCTCGAGCGTCGGGTAGGCCGTTGACCCTGCTCGCGACCGCGGGGGCGTTCCTCTTCGCCCTCGCCCTCGTTCTGTTCGTGATCGAGCCGATCCTGACCGGCCGTTCGGCGCTCGTCGACGTCGAGGACCACGGCGAGGACGCCGCGTTCCGCAAGCACGCCGCGCTGCGAGCCCTGCGCGACGTCGAGTACGACTACCAGACCGGGAAGCTGGACGAGTCCGACTATCGGCGTCTCAAGCGCGAGATGGTGGCGGAGGCGGCCGAGGTACTGGGGACCGAGGACGGCGATACGGCCGGCGATCCTCTCGAGGCCGAGATCCGCGACGTGCGCCTGCGTATCGAGCGGGGAGAGGCCTGTCCGCGATGCGGCGCCGATCGCGCCATCGAGGCCCGCTTCTGCGCGGTGTGCGGGACGCCGCTCGCGGCGGAGAGCCTCACATGACCCGCGGGCTGGGAGCCCGCGCGCTGACCCGCCGTTTCGGCCCCACCCGCGCCCTGGACGAGCTCGGGTTCGACCTGGAGCCCGGCCGCTTCCTGACCCTCTTCGGACCCAACGGCGCGGGCAAGACCTCCTTGCTCCGTGTCCTGTCGGGCGCGCTCCGCCCGGACAAAGGGCAGCTGACCTGGGACGGCGAGCCGCTGGACGCGCAGGGACCCGACTGGCGGACCCGCGTCGGGATGGTGTCGCACCGCTCGTTCCTGTACGGGCACCTCACCACGCGCGAGAACCTCCGCTTCTACGGCTCCCTGTACGGGCTGCCCGACCTCGACCGCAGGATCGACGAGCGCATCGAGACCTTCGGCCTGGGGAAGTGGCGGGACCTGCCGGCGCGGGCCCTGTCGCGGGGGCTGACGCAGCGGCTTTCGCTGGCCCGCGCGCTCCTGCACGACCCGGATGTCGTGCTTCTGGACGAGCCCTATACCGGCCTCGACGCGCACGCGGCGTCCCGTCTGGCGGAGATCCTGGAGCACCTGAAGGACGGACGTCGGCTGGTGGTGATGGTCACGCACGACCTGGTGCAGGGGGCGCGGCTCGCGGACGTGGTGGCCATCCAGGTCGCGGGGCGCCTCCGGCTGTTCACCGAGGACTTCCCCCGCGACGCCACGCGGCTGCAGTCCCTCTACCACGAGACGGTCGGAGCGGCCGCCGCGTGAAGACGCTCAGGGCGGTCGGCTGGATCTGCTGGAAGGACCTGGCCATCGAGCTGCGCACCGGGCGACGGCTCACCGTGATGGTGGCGTTCGCGGTGCTCATCGCGGTCCTGTTCAACTATTCGATCGATCCCGGGCTGGTCCGCCCCCGCGACTTCGTGAGCGGCCTGCTCTGGCTCACCATCGTCTTCGGCGGCCTGCTGGGCCTGGGCCAGACCTTCCACCTGGAGGAGGAGAACGGCGCGCTGGAGGGCGTGCTGCTCACGCCGATGCCTCGCGAGGCGCTCTTCCTGGCCAAGGTCCTGTCCAACTACCTGCTGGTCCTGGGCCTGGTGCTCCTCGTGCTGCTGCTCTTCGGCCTCTTCTTCGCCGTCGACTATGGGGCCCACTGGCTGGTGCTGATCGCCGTCCTGGCGCTGGGCGCCCTGGGCTTCGTCGCGGTCGGGACGCTCTTCGCGGCGGTCACCGCCCGCTCCACGATGCGGGAGACGTTGCTCCCCGTGCTGGTCTTTCCGATCCTTCTGCCGGTCGTCATCTACGGCGCGGGCGCCACCAATCGCCTGCTGTCCGGTCTCGCGGTCTCCGAGGTGGAGGGCAACCTGCGCATGCTGGGCGCCTTCGCCTTGCTCACCCTGACGGTGGGGGCCATCCTCTTCCGCTTCGTCGTGGAGGACGCATGAGGGGTTCTGGTCTACAGAAGGGCGCGGTGGCGCTCGGCGTGCTGGGCGTGGCCATGGTCGTCACGCTCCACTGGATGATCTTCTTCTGGGTGCCGACCGAGGCGGCCCAGGGGATCGTCCAGCGCATCTTCTATCTGCACGTGCCCTCGGCCTGGGTGGGGGAGATGGCCTTCGGGCTGTGTGCCCTGTGCTCCGCCGTCTACCTGTGGCTGCGCGACGAACGGCTCGACATGGCCGCGGTGGCCCTCGCCGAGGGTGGCCTGGTGTTCCTGACCATCACCCTGATCGCCGGGCCGCTGTGGGCGCGCGTCGCCTGGGGCCAGTACTGGCAGTGGGAGCCCCGGCTCACGCTCACGCTCCTCCTCTGGGTCCTGTTCTTCGGATACTTCATGGTGCGGGGCTCCGTCGGCTCCGAGGAGCGGGGACGGCGGCTGGGCGCGGTGATCGCGATCATCGGCGCGATCGACATCCCGTTCA
Above is a window of Gemmatimonadota bacterium DNA encoding:
- a CDS encoding heme lyase CcmF/NrfE family subunit, with amino-acid sequence MIQLGELSLWIALPVALWGAVFGFAGGRLRRGDLVASAERSVYAVFGLIVLVSAGIIAAFVGNHYEFWYVASYSNRELDLFYKVSGLWAGQRGSLVFWVLWLTFFSSVTVFTNRRRNREFMPYVVGTLMTITSFFLIVLLFADVNPFERLGFTPANGRGLNPQLQNYWMTIHPPTLYLGFTAFTIPFAFGVAALLSGHLDARWIKVTRRWTLLSWFFLSNGIIFGMRWAYEELGWGGYWFWDPVENASLLPWLTATAFLHSIQIQENRGMLKIWNMSLVFLTFLLTIFATFLTRSGLIESVHSFAQELKIAYIFLSFMGALIIVGALLILYRRDRLRTDHQLQSFLSREAAFLFNNLILLGAAFAVLWGTLFPLITEGLTGQKANVGPEYFNRVNVPIGLVLLALTGIGPVIAWRRATARNLRRAFLTPLAVTVVLLTVLMGLGMRNGWALTTFAISGFVMTVIVLEFWKGTRARARIEGEGFLPALYHLVQRNRRRWGGYVVHASVVVIFTAFAASQFDSEVQATILPGEVVEVQSAFGHTYRLTYEGLSTSRDGSLGTSQPNVLRWVATFDVQKDGEPLGVMTAERRYYVVNEQAASEVGIRSTFAEDLYVILAGVEDLSNTMFQGATGDAERATVEVQVNPLVGWIWYGGMLLALGSLIALWPTAVVRVDTAAGASRERAVPSSVG
- the ccmA gene encoding heme ABC exporter ATP-binding protein CcmA; translation: MTRGLGARALTRRFGPTRALDELGFDLEPGRFLTLFGPNGAGKTSLLRVLSGALRPDKGQLTWDGEPLDAQGPDWRTRVGMVSHRSFLYGHLTTRENLRFYGSLYGLPDLDRRIDERIETFGLGKWRDLPARALSRGLTQRLSLARALLHDPDVVLLDEPYTGLDAHAASRLAEILEHLKDGRRLVVMVTHDLVQGARLADVVAIQVAGRLRLFTEDFPRDATRLQSLYHETVGAAAA
- a CDS encoding heme exporter protein CcmB translates to MKTLRAVGWICWKDLAIELRTGRRLTVMVAFAVLIAVLFNYSIDPGLVRPRDFVSGLLWLTIVFGGLLGLGQTFHLEEENGALEGVLLTPMPREALFLAKVLSNYLLVLGLVLLVLLLFGLFFAVDYGAHWLVLIAVLALGALGFVAVGTLFAAVTARSTMRETLLPVLVFPILLPVVIYGAGATNRLLSGLAVSEVEGNLRMLGAFALLTLTVGAILFRFVVEDA
- a CDS encoding zinc ribbon domain-containing protein → MTLLATAGAFLFALALVLFVIEPILTGRSALVDVEDHGEDAAFRKHAALRALRDVEYDYQTGKLDESDYRRLKREMVAEAAEVLGTEDGDTAGDPLEAEIRDVRLRIERGEACPRCGADRAIEARFCAVCGTPLAAESLT
- the glpK gene encoding glycerol kinase GlpK — encoded protein: MQDAILAIDEGTTGVTCLVIAADGRTVARHYAEFTQHFPRPGWVEHDATEIWDTTARLARAALADADRASVRPCAVGITNQRETVVVWDRDTLEPVHRAIVWQDRRTAPICRSLRDAGHEPTVRERTGLVLDPYFSGTKLTWLFRERPDLRRRAEEGALAVGTIDSWLMARLTAGAAHVTDPTNACRTLLWDLHEGTWSEALLDLLEVPRAALPDVRPSSGEFGVAVGEALGRDLPVLGVAGDQQAALFGQGCWSPGLAKNTYGTGAFLLLHTGDEAVPSRSGLLTTVACDARGGRAFALEGSIFIAGAALQWLRDGIGVLEDATASGRIAASLEGNDGVYLVPAFVGLGAPHWVPDARGMIVGITRGTGRAHLVRAALEAMAYGTADVLDAMERDSGVVTRELRVDGGASGNDWLMAFQAGIVGIPVRRAAQIETTALGAAGLAGLAAGVWADGDAFLEAQGEPARFEPRLAEDEREGLRRGWARAVAAARGWGEAGP
- a CDS encoding cytochrome c biogenesis protein, translating into MRGSGLQKGAVALGVLGVAMVVTLHWMIFFWVPTEAAQGIVQRIFYLHVPSAWVGEMAFGLCALCSAVYLWLRDERLDMAAVALAEGGLVFLTITLIAGPLWARVAWGQYWQWEPRLTLTLLLWVLFFGYFMVRGSVGSEERGRRLGAVIAIIGAIDIPFIHLSVIWFRSLHPQPVVMKPEGPTLDSQMLATLMMGLAAFTVLFFAVFLLRYGLERARRESAVLLEAVR
- a CDS encoding cytochrome c maturation protein CcmE produces the protein MKKDRRFMVGLVGVAAVVTYLAWTGVSEAKVYYLTPTELMAQVQRDPTYHQVGVKVSGTVVEGSYTAASGELLHTFRVADLEDPSVSFPVEYRDLIPDTFTEATEVVLEGRFRDDGVFEATTVLTKCGSRYEAAPEAMAAG